A genomic window from Candidatus Deferrimicrobiaceae bacterium includes:
- the pyrR gene encoding bifunctional pyr operon transcriptional regulator/uracil phosphoribosyltransferase PyrR — translation MKKSGRKLIMDAKAVDRVISRITHEILEKNKGAEDIALVGICSGGVPLSRIIQKKIQSIEGVEVPAGYVDITLYRDDLSRAGYQPRLKRTEIPFSIDDKKVVLVDDVLFTGRTIRAAMDALIDFGRPMNIQLAVLIDRGHRELPIRADYVGRNVPTARNETIEAVVEGKPGEWKVMLKESTPGKGE, via the coding sequence ATGAAGAAGAGCGGAAGGAAGTTGATCATGGACGCCAAGGCCGTGGATCGGGTAATCTCCCGCATCACCCACGAGATTCTCGAGAAAAACAAGGGGGCGGAAGACATCGCGCTCGTCGGGATCTGCTCCGGGGGGGTCCCCCTTTCCCGGATCATCCAGAAAAAAATCCAGTCGATCGAGGGAGTGGAGGTGCCGGCCGGATACGTGGACATCACTCTGTATCGTGACGACCTGTCGCGGGCGGGATATCAGCCCCGGCTGAAAAGGACGGAGATCCCCTTTTCGATCGATGACAAGAAGGTTGTCCTCGTCGACGATGTCCTGTTCACGGGAAGGACGATCCGCGCGGCGATGGACGCGCTGATCGACTTCGGGCGCCCGATGAACATCCAGCTCGCCGTCCTGATCGACCGGGGACATCGCGAACTGCCCATCCGGGCAGACTACGTCGGCCGGAACGTTCCCACCGCGCGAAACGAGACCATCGAAGCCGTCGTCGAGGGAAAACCGGGGGAGTGGAAGGTGATGCTGAAGGAGAGCACCCCCGGGAAGGGAGAATGA